Below is a window of Brevinematia bacterium DNA.
ACACGGGAGGGACGGTGGCAAAAGCGTCCAGAAAGTTGAAAGAGGAGGGAGCAAAAAAGGTAATAGTAATGGCGACTCATCCTGTTCTCTCGGGAGATGCAAAAAGCAAACTTTCAGAGGAGGCGATTGATGAAATAGTAGTGACTGATACTATTCCAATCCCCGAGGAGAAAATGTTACCAAAGATGAGAGTTCTTAGCGTTTATAAACTTTTTGCTGAAGCGATATCAAGAATCCATACAAACAGTTCGGTAAGTTCGTTGTTTGTGAAGAAGTGAGAGGCGGTTACAGTTGTGTAAACTGAGAGGTTTTTTTCTACCGATACTTACCTAAGAAGATTGTTTTCCTGTTCTTCCTTTTAAGGATAAGAGCTAGTGATTTGGTGGAATAGAAATACTTTAGGAGGTTTACGTTTGTGTTATGGTAGGTGTTATTGACTATGGAGCAGGAAACATCAGAAGTATGGTTAATGCAATTTTGAGGGTTGGTAGGAAGTTTGGAGTTGAGGTGGTTGTTTCTTCCGATGTGGATACTTTGAAACACTCTGAAAAGCTTATTCTTCCGGGAGTGGGGGCTTTTGCAGATGTAATGGCAAACCTTAGGAGGAATAACCTTGATGTGTTTATAAAGGATTGGATAGCAAGTGGTAGAAAGTTTATGGGTGTATGTGTAGGGCTTCAAGTTCTTTTTGAGGTTGGGTATGAGGGAGAGAGGGTTGATGGGCTTGGAATATTTAGGGGAGAGGTGGTCAGATTTTCAAAAGCAGAACCCATTCCTCATATCGGTTGGAACCAGATCAATGTTGTTAATGAAAACCTTTTCTTTTCAAAAGAGGATAGTGGAAAATACTTCTATTTTGTGCATTCGTATTATGCAGTTGTGGATACTCCGGAGATAGTGAGCACTACTACTGAATATAAAGGTGAGGTCTTCGTCTCTTCAATCTTTTGCGAAAATTTGTTTGCTGTCCAGTTTCATCCAGAAAAGAGTCATCTTAACGGAGAAGAAGTTATTAGAAAGTTTTTAGTAGATTTTTAGTATGAACATAAAGGAAGTAATGTCTGAGATAAAAAATAGGATAGTAATTGAGGAGGTTATAGGCAGGTATGTTAACCTTAAAAGGGTAGGTAAGAACTATGTAGGCTTGTGTCCGTTTCATCGTGAGAAAACTCCTTCGTTTACAGTTGCGCCGGAAAAAGGGTTTTACCATTGTTTTGGGTGTGGTAAGAGTGGTGATGTTTTTACTTTTGTGATGGAGATAGAGAAAATATCCTTTATGGAGGCAGTTAGGAAGCTTGCTAAAGAAGCCAGAGTAGATATAGATGGTGTGCTTTATAGAGGAAGTAAGGCTGACAAGATGCTTGTAACGAATTTAAAGCAGATTAATTCCGAAGCTCAAAAGTTTTTTGCTTTTCATCTGACGAAGAGTGAGAGAGGAAAGGTAGGGATGGATTATCTCAAAAGCCGTAGGGTGAACAAGATGGTTGCTGAGAAGTTTAAATTTGGAATGGCTCCTGATAGCAAGAAAGCTCTTTATAGCTACCTTAAGTCAAAATTCTTTACCGATGATACTATATTTGAGTCTAAACTTGTTCTAAAGACA
It encodes the following:
- the hisH gene encoding imidazole glycerol phosphate synthase subunit HisH is translated as MVGVIDYGAGNIRSMVNAILRVGRKFGVEVVVSSDVDTLKHSEKLILPGVGAFADVMANLRRNNLDVFIKDWIASGRKFMGVCVGLQVLFEVGYEGERVDGLGIFRGEVVRFSKAEPIPHIGWNQINVVNENLFFSKEDSGKYFYFVHSYYAVVDTPEIVSTTTEYKGEVFVSSIFCENLFAVQFHPEKSHLNGEEVIRKFLVDF